One window of the Longimicrobiaceae bacterium genome contains the following:
- a CDS encoding ParA family protein: MSHVIAIANQKGGVGKTTTAINLGASLAAAERRTLIIDMDPQGNTTSGLGVDPHRASASLYSVLLDMAPLGMAITRSAHLPLLDVVPTTTDLAGAEVEMPEMPDWQLRLRAALASVRGLYDFVLLDCSPSFSVLTLNALTAADSVVVPMQPEFFALEGLSQFTDLVRVVRQHLNPELRIEGVLLTMVDQRLGLTRQVREEVRRHFGGQLLQTVIPRNVTLAEAPGFGQPVLTYRIDSAGAQAYLALAREIIGRTSPTELPRRAAG; the protein is encoded by the coding sequence ATGTCCCACGTCATCGCCATCGCCAACCAGAAGGGCGGGGTCGGCAAGACCACGACCGCGATCAACCTCGGCGCCAGCCTGGCCGCCGCCGAGCGCCGCACGCTCATCATCGACATGGACCCGCAGGGGAACACCACCAGCGGGCTGGGGGTGGACCCGCACCGGGCGAGCGCGTCGCTCTACAGCGTGCTCCTCGACATGGCGCCGCTGGGGATGGCGATCACCCGGTCGGCGCACCTCCCGCTCCTGGACGTGGTCCCCACCACCACCGACCTCGCCGGGGCGGAGGTGGAGATGCCGGAGATGCCGGACTGGCAGCTCCGCCTGCGCGCCGCGCTCGCCAGCGTGCGGGGGCTGTACGATTTCGTCCTGCTGGACTGCTCCCCCTCCTTCTCGGTCCTGACGCTGAACGCCCTCACCGCCGCCGACTCGGTGGTGGTGCCCATGCAGCCGGAGTTCTTCGCGCTGGAGGGGCTCTCCCAGTTCACGGACCTCGTCCGGGTGGTGCGGCAGCACCTCAACCCGGAGCTGCGGATCGAGGGGGTGCTCCTCACCATGGTCGACCAGCGGCTGGGGCTCACCCGGCAGGTGCGCGAGGAGGTCCGCAGGCACTTCGGCGGCCAGCTCCTCCAGACCGTCATCCCGCGCAACGTGACGCTGGCCGAGGCTCCGGGGTTCGGGCAGCCGGTCCTCACCTACCGGATCGACTCGGCCGGGGCGCAGGCGTACCTCGCCCTCGCGCGGGAGATCATCGGCCGGACGAGCCCCACGGAGCTCCCCCGCAGGGCCGCCGGTTGA
- a CDS encoding Ku protein translates to MASTIWKGSINFGLVNIPVGLHSAVRSEGISFKLLREKDQCPLGYERVCKDKKGEPVPWDQVVKGYEYEKGKFVVMAEEDFKQAALATSKTFDIQDFVREDEIDPRYFEKPYYLVPTGQGGKAYALLREAMRETATVGIGTITLRQKQYLASVKVVDDALVLDLMRFATEVIDQGEFQFPAADEIRPQELKMAQQLVASLTTDFEPGKYKDEYQANLLRIINAKLKGKKVNLKEAPEPDTAGVIDLMERLQKSLEKKGGKAAPRKKASSGKKTAKRKTA, encoded by the coding sequence ATGGCGAGCACGATCTGGAAGGGTAGCATCAACTTCGGCCTGGTCAACATCCCGGTGGGGCTGCACAGCGCCGTCCGCAGCGAGGGGATCAGCTTCAAGCTCCTGCGCGAGAAGGACCAGTGCCCCCTGGGGTACGAGCGGGTCTGCAAGGACAAGAAGGGGGAGCCGGTCCCCTGGGACCAGGTGGTGAAGGGCTACGAGTACGAGAAGGGGAAGTTCGTGGTCATGGCGGAGGAGGACTTCAAGCAGGCGGCGCTCGCCACCTCGAAGACCTTCGACATCCAGGACTTCGTGCGCGAGGACGAGATCGACCCGCGCTACTTCGAGAAGCCCTACTACCTGGTGCCCACGGGGCAGGGGGGGAAGGCGTACGCCCTGCTCCGCGAGGCCATGCGCGAGACGGCGACGGTGGGGATCGGCACCATCACGCTGCGGCAGAAGCAGTACCTGGCCTCGGTGAAGGTGGTGGACGACGCGCTGGTGCTGGACCTGATGCGCTTCGCCACCGAGGTGATCGACCAGGGCGAGTTCCAGTTCCCGGCCGCGGACGAGATCCGCCCGCAGGAGCTGAAGATGGCGCAGCAGCTGGTCGCCAGCCTGACCACGGACTTCGAGCCCGGGAAGTACAAGGACGAGTACCAGGCGAACCTGCTGCGGATCATCAACGCCAAGCTCAAGGGGAAGAAGGTCAACCTCAAGGAGGCCCCGGAGCCGGACACGGCGGGCGTCATCGACCTGATGGAGCGGCTGCAGAAGAGCCTGGAGAAGAAGGGCGGAAAGGCGGCGCCCAGGAAGAAGGCGTCCTCCGGGAAGAAGACGGCGAAGCGGAAGACGGCCTGA
- a CDS encoding aminotransferase class I/II-fold pyridoxal phosphate-dependent enzyme: MSEPNEQAPWPPRTPADFPLVGRLPAYVFAQINAEKRERIEAGEDVIDLGMGNPDLRTPEHIVDELVSHAAEGKHHRYSASRGIYGLREGIAEHYARRYGVELDAETETVVTIGAKEGISHLMLAILAPGDTVLVPAPAYPIHTYSVIFAGGNVRTIPLQDDGAGQVDADALLGEVEEAAHSGTPGPKALVLSFPNNPTTLTADLGFFERAVELCRSEQILLVHDFAYADFGFGEEPPSLLQVPGAKEIGVEFFSMSKSYCMAGWRVGFCVGNAAMVQALTKIKSYLDYGIFQPIQIAAAHALRAGQECVADTRDTYRSRRDALVGALRDAGWEIAAPRATMFVWAPIPEPFREMQSVEFARMLLREAGVVVSPGIGFGPEGEGHVRFALIEDEERLREAAQRVGAVLRGGVAA, from the coding sequence ATGAGCGAGCCCAACGAGCAGGCCCCCTGGCCTCCCCGCACCCCCGCGGACTTCCCCCTGGTGGGGCGCCTCCCCGCCTACGTCTTCGCGCAGATCAACGCCGAGAAGCGGGAGCGCATCGAGGCGGGGGAGGACGTGATCGACCTGGGGATGGGGAACCCCGACCTGCGCACCCCGGAGCACATCGTGGACGAGCTGGTCTCGCACGCGGCCGAGGGGAAGCACCACCGCTACAGCGCCTCCCGCGGCATCTACGGGCTGCGCGAGGGGATCGCCGAGCACTACGCCCGCCGCTACGGGGTGGAGCTGGACGCGGAGACGGAAACGGTGGTCACCATCGGCGCCAAGGAGGGGATCTCGCACCTGATGCTCGCCATCCTGGCGCCCGGCGACACGGTGCTGGTCCCCGCGCCGGCGTACCCCATCCACACCTACTCCGTGATCTTCGCCGGGGGGAACGTCCGCACCATCCCGCTCCAGGACGACGGCGCCGGCCAGGTGGACGCGGACGCCCTGCTCGGCGAGGTGGAGGAGGCCGCCCACTCCGGGACGCCGGGGCCGAAGGCGCTGGTCCTCTCCTTCCCCAACAACCCCACCACGCTGACGGCCGACCTGGGGTTCTTCGAGCGCGCGGTGGAGCTGTGCCGCAGCGAGCAGATCCTCCTGGTGCACGACTTCGCGTACGCGGACTTCGGCTTCGGGGAGGAGCCACCCAGCCTCCTGCAGGTGCCGGGCGCCAAGGAGATCGGGGTGGAGTTCTTCTCCATGTCCAAGTCGTACTGCATGGCCGGGTGGCGCGTGGGCTTCTGCGTGGGGAACGCGGCCATGGTGCAGGCGCTCACCAAGATCAAGAGCTACCTGGACTACGGGATCTTCCAGCCCATCCAGATCGCCGCGGCGCACGCGCTGCGGGCGGGGCAGGAGTGCGTCGCGGACACCCGGGACACCTACCGGAGCCGCCGCGACGCCCTGGTGGGGGCGCTCCGCGACGCGGGGTGGGAGATCGCCGCCCCCCGCGCCACCATGTTCGTCTGGGCCCCCATCCCGGAGCCCTTCCGGGAGATGCAGTCGGTGGAGTTCGCGCGGATGCTGCTGCGGGAGGCGGGGGTGGTGGTCTCCCCCGGGATCGGCTTCGGGCCGGAGGGGGAGGGACACGTCCGTTTCGCCCTGATCGAGGACGAGGAGCGGCTGCGGGAGGCCGCGCAGCGAGTGGGAGCGGTCCTGCGGGGCGGGGTGGCGGCCTGA
- a CDS encoding HigA family addiction module antitoxin yields MISASAVDAPRSPGQLLKEALQGSPDAQDLHAVRLGISRRRLNEILNERRGVTADSALRLARYLGTTPEFWLESQACHDLSHARRDRKLMREIEGIQPLRSVGSGRPHGVLRLVGATGEDGPSESSGRAAEADADGAAALRREVELLRAAVARQGRELREAALLREFLRGRGLLREAERYARVKSELQGMETEER; encoded by the coding sequence ATGATCTCCGCATCCGCCGTCGACGCACCCCGCAGCCCCGGGCAGCTCCTCAAGGAGGCGCTGCAGGGCTCCCCCGACGCCCAGGACCTCCACGCCGTGCGGCTGGGGATCTCCAGGCGCCGGCTGAACGAGATCCTGAACGAGCGCCGCGGCGTCACCGCCGACTCCGCGCTGCGGCTGGCCCGCTACCTGGGGACCACCCCGGAGTTCTGGCTGGAGTCGCAGGCGTGCCACGACCTGTCGCACGCGCGCCGCGACCGGAAGCTGATGCGGGAGATCGAGGGGATCCAGCCGCTTCGCTCCGTCGGGAGCGGGCGGCCGCACGGGGTGCTGAGGCTGGTGGGCGCCACGGGGGAGGACGGGCCTTCGGAGTCGTCCGGGAGGGCTGCGGAAGCCGACGCGGACGGGGCAGCGGCGCTCCGCCGGGAGGTGGAGCTGCTGCGCGCGGCGGTCGCGCGCCAGGGGCGCGAGCTGCGGGAGGCGGCCCTGCTTCGCGAGTTCCTGCGCGGCAGGGGGCTCCTCCGCGAGGCGGAGCGCTACGCCCGCGTCAAGTCAGAGCTGCAGGGGATGGAGACGGAGGAGCGATAG
- a CDS encoding ectonucleotide pyrophosphatase/phosphodiesterase, with amino-acid sequence MRSNRLRTPLRALSTLASVALLGAFAPLVDRPAAPLRAEAAAALAVDPGTPAVTNPFRGDLTDHVVVISLDGLRPDAIRRFRAGTLMRLMREGSYTLNARTIMPSKTLPSHTSMLTGLEPEDHGITWNTDRTHSHGTVEVPTIFAAAHAKGLKTAAFFSKTKFHHLEAPRSLSFVNSPTSGKLSAGQTVREVRKYLRTEKPNLMFVHIGEPDYAGHFWGWMSYMYGRNVRKADDAVESVLEAADGAFGKGNYTVIVTADHGGHGWNHGSSDPRDVTIPWITWGKGVRAGTQLAGDVRTMDTAATALWLLGVTTATAEDGNPVSYAFNRRSAGPALAAR; translated from the coding sequence ATGCGATCCAATCGACTTCGCACCCCGCTTCGGGCGCTTTCCACTCTTGCGTCCGTCGCCCTGCTCGGTGCCTTTGCGCCCCTCGTGGACCGGCCGGCCGCGCCGCTCCGGGCGGAAGCGGCGGCGGCCCTGGCGGTGGACCCGGGGACGCCCGCGGTCACCAACCCCTTCCGGGGCGACCTCACGGACCACGTGGTGGTGATCTCGCTGGACGGGCTGCGCCCGGACGCGATCCGGAGGTTCCGGGCCGGGACGCTGATGCGGCTGATGCGGGAGGGGAGCTACACGCTCAACGCCCGGACCATCATGCCGAGCAAGACGCTCCCGTCGCACACCTCCATGCTCACGGGGCTGGAGCCGGAGGACCACGGCATCACCTGGAACACCGACAGGACGCACTCGCACGGGACGGTGGAGGTCCCCACCATCTTCGCGGCGGCGCACGCGAAGGGACTGAAGACGGCGGCGTTCTTCAGCAAGACCAAGTTCCACCACCTCGAGGCGCCGCGGTCGCTGAGCTTCGTCAACTCTCCGACCAGCGGCAAGCTCTCCGCGGGCCAGACGGTGCGCGAGGTGAGGAAGTACCTGCGGACGGAGAAGCCGAACCTGATGTTCGTGCACATCGGCGAGCCGGACTACGCCGGACACTTCTGGGGGTGGATGAGCTACATGTACGGCCGGAACGTGCGCAAGGCCGACGACGCGGTGGAGTCGGTGCTGGAGGCCGCCGACGGCGCCTTCGGGAAGGGGAACTACACGGTGATCGTGACCGCCGACCACGGGGGCCACGGGTGGAACCACGGCAGCTCCGATCCGCGTGACGTGACCATCCCCTGGATCACCTGGGGGAAGGGGGTCCGCGCCGGGACGCAGCTGGCCGGCGACGTCCGCACCATGGACACCGCGGCGACCGCGCTCTGGCTGCTGGGCGTCACCACGGCCACGGCCGAGGACGGGAACCCCGTCTCCTACGCCTTCAACCGCCGCTCCGCCGGCCCGGCGCTCGCGGCGCGGTAA
- the rpmA gene encoding 50S ribosomal protein L27, whose translation MAHKKGGGSTRNGRDSNAQRLGVKKFGGEFVRAGNIIMRQRGTKLHPGENVGIGSDDTLFALVDGHVQFGRFDKKRKKVSVTPLQLVEAEEAEAPMDVAAD comes from the coding sequence ATGGCACATAAGAAGGGCGGCGGCTCTACCCGCAACGGCCGCGACTCGAACGCGCAGCGCCTGGGCGTGAAGAAGTTCGGCGGCGAGTTCGTTCGCGCCGGCAACATCATCATGCGCCAGCGCGGCACCAAGCTCCATCCGGGCGAGAACGTCGGGATCGGGAGCGACGACACCCTCTTCGCGCTCGTCGACGGCCACGTGCAGTTCGGCCGCTTCGACAAGAAGCGCAAGAAGGTCTCCGTGACCCCGCTGCAGCTGGTCGAGGCCGAAGAGGCCGAGGCCCCCATGGACGTCGCCGCCGACTGA
- the rplU gene encoding 50S ribosomal protein L21, whose product MYAIIRTGGKQFRAEPGKTLRIPSVDIEPGQTLRFEDILLGANGDQVQVGAPLVSGAAVTAEVLRHGKGEKIIIFKHKRRKNYRRKQGHRQKFTEVRVNEINLG is encoded by the coding sequence ATGTACGCCATCATCCGCACCGGCGGCAAGCAGTTCCGGGCCGAGCCGGGCAAGACGCTTCGCATCCCGTCCGTCGACATCGAGCCGGGCCAGACCCTCCGCTTCGAGGACATCCTCCTCGGCGCGAACGGCGACCAGGTGCAGGTCGGCGCCCCCCTGGTTTCCGGTGCGGCGGTGACGGCGGAGGTGCTCCGGCACGGCAAGGGCGAGAAGATCATCATCTTCAAGCACAAGCGCCGCAAGAACTACCGGCGCAAGCAGGGACATCGGCAGAAGTTCACCGAGGTCCGCGTCAACGAGATCAACCTCGGCTAA